A stretch of Anaerobacillus alkaliphilus DNA encodes these proteins:
- a CDS encoding MFS transporter codes for MKSLRHDTRLHKLLLANTFSSMGSGITMIAIPWLFLTKEGGGILLGYMTLLSTILMFVVTPYVGVIIDQLSRKKLLIIGELLGFSVISFFIILGFMGVEYQTWHLSVLLISGGFYYNLFYPTIFAFNQEIFDKSQYKALNGIMEVQGQLAAVLAGGIAAFLLPLINFKWILVLDAATYLIAIGLFLTIPYKKKVSFARVTESFFFKLTEGYRFMKQQPRLFFFLLASFIPFIVVMVTNYVFPIYIDTILAADVSVYGMKSMVYGIGAALAGLILPILLTRIGNERAIVWLMFVFMIAVVGYIFFQHVLIFYLLTVIFAFGAAGTRVARNSLMMEVVPNDKMGRVDSLFRVIGLSIRMVLLATFTQIIANANIMVSFHILSVMLVGSLITILLTYKVVRVRVINEYQAKAL; via the coding sequence ATGAAGAGTTTGAGACATGATACTAGACTGCATAAGTTGCTTTTAGCCAATACGTTTTCTTCAATGGGATCAGGAATAACCATGATAGCTATTCCTTGGTTGTTCTTGACTAAAGAAGGTGGAGGTATTCTATTAGGTTATATGACGTTACTTTCAACAATCCTTATGTTTGTGGTCACCCCTTATGTCGGAGTGATCATAGATCAACTTTCACGGAAAAAACTATTAATAATTGGGGAATTACTAGGTTTTAGCGTGATCAGTTTTTTTATCATCCTTGGTTTTATGGGGGTGGAATATCAGACATGGCATTTAAGTGTACTACTTATTTCAGGTGGCTTTTACTATAATCTCTTTTATCCAACGATCTTTGCTTTTAATCAGGAGATTTTTGATAAATCACAGTATAAGGCTCTAAATGGAATTATGGAGGTTCAAGGTCAGTTAGCGGCTGTGCTAGCAGGGGGAATTGCCGCTTTCCTGTTGCCACTCATTAATTTTAAGTGGATCCTGGTGCTTGATGCAGCAACGTATTTGATAGCAATTGGGTTATTTTTAACTATTCCTTACAAAAAAAAGGTAAGCTTTGCAAGAGTAACAGAGTCATTTTTTTTCAAATTAACTGAAGGGTACCGCTTTATGAAACAGCAGCCAAGATTGTTTTTCTTTCTTCTAGCATCATTTATACCATTTATCGTGGTCATGGTGACGAATTATGTATTTCCGATCTATATTGACACAATTCTAGCTGCAGATGTGTCAGTTTACGGAATGAAGAGTATGGTATATGGGATTGGAGCAGCTCTTGCAGGACTCATTTTGCCGATTTTGCTAACAAGAATTGGTAATGAACGAGCAATTGTTTGGTTAATGTTTGTTTTTATGATTGCAGTTGTAGGCTATATCTTCTTCCAACATGTGTTGATTTTTTATCTATTAACAGTTATCTTTGCCTTTGGCGCTGCAGGAACGAGGGTGGCGAGAAATTCACTGATGATGGAAGTCGTTCCAAACGATAAAATGGGTCGAGTAGACAGTCTGTTTCGTGTCATAGGCTTAAGTATTAGAATGGTTTTGCTAGCTACGTTTACCCAAATAATAGCTAACGCAAATATTATGGTATCTTTTCATATTTTGAGTGTCATGCTAGTAGGGTCACTAATTACGATTTTATTAACTTATAAAGTTGTAAGAGTAAGGGTCATTAATGAGTACCAAGCAAAAGCTCTTTAA
- a CDS encoding LTA synthase family protein, with product MTYFSVKFLKIILYLLVMLLLFEGWHRSSMTEVFSWILREPFAFLFNFATIFTLYFLFKGTFGRTRIALWLVSILGLIFYTVSRQKLNMKGEPLYPWDFTLGNEAANIKEYFDIFSSRTEILLLVLLGMLCLFVPLIFSNHKEALKRRVLLVMFPIVFGLFLFMWEGSDTVHWHKSISYQKNGVLIGVISAAKEMKPKPPENYSTEVLHELHDRYKPVEMKTDVKPNLIFVMNEAFWDPTRLENLMFNEDPLPFFRQLYETETSGELLVPVLGGSTANTEFEVLTGNSMNFLPQGSLAYAQFIKKSHPSLASILQDQGYRTIAIHTYLDWFYQRDFVYQQFGFDQFISSKDFEDPKLRRGFIADNEMSQRIIAEHQQSDNPLFIFAVTMQNHSPFNLNHYDEDRITVNGPLSDPLKQKVNTYSTGVKDADDSLKMLVEYFNEVDEPTVIVYFGDHLPLLGEVYSDTQYIHDQNLTHWSKEEYVKMYTVPFVVWDNFHEAKEQGLYMNSSFLGAYTLERYGLPQTSLMKFLNDIIREDQPIFSVNNEASMISNPYRETYELFQYHQLFGE from the coding sequence ATGACATACTTTTCGGTTAAATTTCTGAAGATCATTTTATACTTACTCGTCATGTTACTTCTTTTTGAAGGCTGGCATCGTTCTAGCATGACTGAAGTATTTAGTTGGATTTTAAGGGAACCGTTCGCGTTTCTTTTTAATTTCGCAACCATTTTTACATTGTATTTCTTATTTAAAGGAACCTTTGGACGAACACGCATTGCTTTATGGCTAGTTTCCATTCTCGGGCTAATTTTTTATACCGTAAGTAGGCAAAAGCTGAATATGAAAGGTGAGCCGTTATATCCTTGGGATTTCACCTTAGGAAATGAAGCAGCAAATATCAAAGAGTATTTTGATATTTTTTCCTCTCGTACGGAAATACTTCTGCTCGTTTTATTGGGAATGTTGTGTCTCTTTGTCCCGCTTATCTTTAGTAACCACAAAGAGGCTTTAAAAAGGCGAGTATTATTAGTCATGTTTCCAATTGTTTTTGGTCTGTTTTTATTTATGTGGGAAGGGAGTGACACCGTTCATTGGCACAAAAGTATTAGCTATCAAAAAAATGGAGTTCTTATAGGAGTTATTTCTGCTGCAAAGGAAATGAAGCCAAAACCCCCAGAAAACTATTCTACAGAGGTATTACATGAACTACATGACAGGTACAAGCCTGTAGAGATGAAAACTGATGTAAAACCTAATCTTATATTTGTGATGAACGAAGCTTTCTGGGATCCGACAAGGCTAGAAAATCTTATGTTTAATGAAGATCCCCTTCCATTTTTCAGACAACTATATGAAACAGAAACTTCTGGAGAGTTATTAGTACCTGTCTTAGGTGGAAGTACGGCTAATACTGAATTTGAAGTTTTGACAGGTAACAGTATGAACTTCTTGCCACAAGGATCGTTAGCCTATGCCCAATTTATTAAGAAGAGTCACCCATCTCTTGCATCAATTCTCCAAGATCAAGGGTACCGAACCATTGCGATCCATACCTACCTGGACTGGTTTTATCAAAGAGATTTTGTTTATCAACAGTTTGGCTTCGATCAATTTATTAGCTCTAAGGATTTTGAAGACCCTAAGCTTCGACGAGGATTTATTGCAGATAATGAAATGTCCCAGAGAATTATCGCTGAGCATCAGCAATCCGATAATCCATTGTTCATTTTTGCTGTTACGATGCAAAATCACAGTCCCTTTAACCTAAATCACTATGATGAAGATCGAATTACTGTTAATGGACCACTTTCAGACCCGCTGAAACAAAAGGTTAACACCTATAGTACTGGAGTTAAGGATGCAGACGATTCTTTGAAAATGTTAGTAGAATATTTTAATGAAGTTGATGAACCGACAGTGATCGTGTATTTCGGTGATCATCTTCCGTTGCTAGGTGAGGTTTACTCAGACACTCAATATATACATGATCAAAATCTTACTCATTGGTCCAAAGAAGAATACGTAAAGATGTATACTGTACCTTTTGTTGTTTGGGATAACTTTCATGAGGCGAAAGAGCAAGGACTGTATATGAACTCTTCATTTTTAGGGGCTTATACTTTGGAACGATATGGGTTACCGCAAACAAGTTTAATGAAGTTCTTAAATGACATTATAAGAGAAGATCAGCCAATTTTTTCAGTGAACAACGAAGCTAGTATGATAAGTAACCCTTACCGAGAAACATATGAATTATTTCAATATCACCAGCTATTCGGTGAATAG
- a CDS encoding xanthine dehydrogenase family protein molybdopterin-binding subunit, which yields MKNIGKSVIRKEANDKVTGKAKYTADFHSPSMLHGRLVISKYGHAKISAINTEDAWAIPGVRAIIVGSPGILTGEEIKDRPPIAVGKVRYYGEVVAMVVADTEAIASKAASLVKVTYEPLPVVQTPSDAVKEGAALIHEKMLEYEREPHVHPFPNTNIVNQRKIRKGDVGRGWSESTYSVEEFFSIPTSDHIAMEPRASIAEIKDSGEIHITTSSQGPHMVKKLLSTYFDINVGKIVVHTPLVGGGFGGKASVQLEILAYMASKEVGGRPVKIVNTREEDMVTSPSRMGLDAVVKIGCNAAGMLTVAELTYLVDTGAYADKGIHLSRASSVDCTGPYHIENIWCDSYAVYTNHPYPAPFRGFSHTEVHFVFERAMDILAKKIGMDPLEFRYQNAIKPGDRTPTQTLLNHSNIGNLRECIDRVKVLSNWEQGQCLEVNERTVRTKAISCLWKNSTIPTNSSSGVILTFNEDGTVNLLSGVIEIGTGTKTVLAQILAERMKMSVEDIHVRMEVDTQTTPEHWKTVASRGVLMAGRAAIAAADDAICQIKEIASCVLRARMDDLEVANKKVFVRSDPTVSLDFQDVVYGYTYPNGNAIGGQIIARGNYVMRQLTHLDEETGAGKPGPEWSVGAQVIELEFDCRDFTYRVLRAITVLDAGKVLNYHGARGQVTGSISMGLGYAAREGFIFDEFGKILNPRIRTNRPLYYGEEPIEYIVDFVETPHLDGPFGARGVGEQGLIGIPAALANSLSLAAGVELNHLPLTPELIWQTKEESKLDSF from the coding sequence GTGAAGAACATTGGAAAAAGTGTCATCCGTAAAGAAGCAAATGATAAAGTGACTGGAAAAGCGAAATATACAGCTGATTTTCATTCACCTTCCATGCTCCATGGGAGATTAGTGATTAGTAAGTACGGCCATGCCAAAATATCTGCCATCAATACTGAAGATGCATGGGCAATACCAGGTGTGCGAGCAATCATCGTCGGAAGTCCTGGTATATTAACAGGTGAAGAAATTAAAGATCGACCACCTATTGCGGTTGGGAAGGTTCGTTATTATGGGGAAGTAGTCGCAATGGTTGTAGCGGATACTGAAGCAATCGCAAGTAAGGCAGCTAGTTTAGTCAAAGTTACCTACGAGCCTTTACCGGTGGTTCAAACACCTAGTGATGCTGTTAAAGAAGGGGCAGCTCTCATCCATGAAAAAATGCTTGAATACGAAAGGGAACCACATGTACACCCATTTCCCAATACAAATATTGTTAACCAACGAAAAATTCGAAAAGGAGATGTAGGCAGAGGTTGGAGCGAAAGTACTTATTCAGTTGAAGAGTTTTTTTCTATCCCTACATCAGACCATATCGCGATGGAACCAAGAGCTTCAATTGCAGAGATTAAGGATAGTGGAGAAATTCATATAACAACATCTTCACAAGGCCCCCATATGGTAAAAAAATTACTTAGCACCTATTTTGATATTAATGTTGGAAAAATAGTTGTTCACACTCCTCTTGTCGGAGGCGGATTTGGCGGAAAAGCTTCCGTGCAACTTGAAATATTAGCTTACATGGCTTCTAAAGAAGTTGGAGGAAGACCGGTGAAAATTGTTAATACTCGTGAAGAAGATATGGTTACATCACCATCGCGAATGGGACTTGATGCGGTAGTCAAAATAGGGTGTAATGCAGCAGGAATGTTAACCGTAGCTGAATTGACGTATTTGGTAGATACAGGTGCTTATGCTGATAAAGGAATTCACCTCAGTCGAGCCAGTTCGGTAGATTGTACGGGACCGTACCATATTGAGAATATCTGGTGCGATTCGTACGCAGTTTACACTAATCACCCTTATCCAGCACCGTTTCGAGGCTTTAGTCATACGGAAGTTCATTTTGTTTTCGAAAGGGCTATGGATATATTAGCAAAAAAAATAGGAATGGATCCGTTGGAATTTCGATATCAAAATGCGATTAAACCTGGAGATCGAACTCCTACTCAAACTCTATTAAACCACAGTAATATCGGTAATCTTCGTGAATGCATTGATCGAGTGAAGGTTTTGAGTAATTGGGAGCAAGGCCAGTGCTTGGAGGTTAATGAAAGGACTGTCCGAACAAAAGCGATTAGCTGCTTATGGAAAAATTCGACGATCCCAACAAACTCTAGTTCAGGAGTCATCCTGACTTTTAATGAAGATGGTACGGTTAATCTACTATCTGGAGTTATTGAAATTGGTACAGGTACAAAAACCGTCTTAGCTCAAATACTTGCCGAACGAATGAAAATGAGCGTTGAGGACATCCACGTGCGGATGGAAGTTGATACCCAAACGACACCGGAGCATTGGAAAACAGTAGCTAGTCGCGGAGTACTCATGGCAGGAAGAGCAGCAATTGCAGCAGCTGATGATGCTATCTGTCAAATTAAAGAGATAGCCTCCTGTGTTTTACGTGCTAGAATGGATGACCTTGAAGTGGCTAATAAAAAAGTATTTGTCAGATCAGATCCAACTGTCTCGCTAGATTTTCAAGATGTTGTCTACGGCTATACCTATCCAAATGGAAATGCCATTGGCGGACAAATTATTGCTAGAGGAAACTATGTCATGCGTCAATTAACCCATCTAGACGAAGAGACAGGCGCAGGAAAACCTGGACCAGAATGGTCTGTAGGAGCCCAAGTCATTGAGCTAGAATTTGATTGTCGTGATTTTACGTATCGAGTACTACGTGCAATTACCGTTTTAGATGCTGGAAAAGTTCTAAACTATCACGGGGCACGAGGGCAAGTGACTGGTTCTATAAGCATGGGTTTAGGCTATGCAGCTCGTGAGGGATTTATTTTTGATGAATTCGGGAAAATACTTAATCCTCGTATAAGAACTAATCGCCCCTTATATTATGGGGAAGAGCCAATAGAATATATCGTAGATTTTGTTGAGACCCCTCATCTTGACGGCCCTTTTGGTGCTAGGGGTGTTGGTGAACAAGGGTTAATTGGCATTCCCGCTGCACTTGCGAACAGTCTCTCATTGGCTGCAGGTGTTGAGTTAAACCATTTACCTTTAACACCAGAGTTAATCTGGCAAACGAAGGAGGAGAGTAAACTTGATTCCTTTTGA
- a CDS encoding FAD binding domain-containing protein: MIPFDFEFYRPTSMREAVDLFQQLDLEGKQPMYFSGGTEIITLGRVNQIYTNAVIDIKGIPECQVRHFDNNFLYLGAGSVLADIEQENPFPLLTDVSKEVADHTTRRKVTIGGNICGNIPYREAVLPFLLTESEVIICGSSGLRCCQIQEAFDGKLHLNRGEFLVQLVTERKYLSTPYVSIKRRKQWDTGYPVVTVAAIRVGQEIRVAFSGLSPFPFRSKELEIALNDNSIAAEQRVETAITTLTEPIVSDTEASAEYKLFVMKNVLLDVITALEVK; the protein is encoded by the coding sequence TTGATTCCTTTTGATTTTGAGTTCTATAGACCTACATCGATGAGAGAAGCAGTAGATTTATTTCAACAGTTAGATCTAGAAGGTAAGCAACCTATGTATTTTTCAGGTGGAACTGAGATTATTACGTTAGGTAGAGTTAATCAAATTTACACAAATGCAGTTATTGATATTAAAGGAATCCCGGAATGCCAGGTAAGGCATTTCGATAATAATTTTCTTTATTTAGGGGCAGGTTCTGTCTTAGCAGATATCGAACAAGAAAATCCCTTTCCATTATTAACGGACGTGTCAAAGGAAGTAGCTGATCATACGACAAGAAGAAAAGTAACGATTGGTGGAAATATTTGTGGGAATATCCCCTACCGTGAAGCCGTACTACCGTTTCTTTTAACGGAGAGTGAAGTAATCATTTGTGGAAGTAGCGGACTAAGGTGCTGCCAAATTCAAGAGGCCTTTGATGGGAAACTACATTTAAACCGTGGTGAGTTTTTGGTCCAATTAGTTACGGAGAGAAAGTATTTGTCAACACCTTATGTAAGTATAAAAAGACGAAAGCAATGGGATACAGGTTATCCTGTTGTCACAGTAGCAGCCATTAGAGTTGGTCAAGAGATTAGAGTCGCTTTTAGCGGTTTAAGCCCGTTTCCTTTCAGATCTAAAGAATTAGAAATAGCTCTGAATGACAACTCGATTGCTGCTGAGCAAAGAGTGGAAACTGCTATCACAACCCTAACTGAACCGATTGTTAGTGACACAGAAGCTTCTGCTGAATACAAACTTTTTGTGATGAAAAATGTACTGCTAGATGTAATTACTGCATTGGAGGTGAAGTAG
- a CDS encoding (2Fe-2S)-binding protein — protein sequence MVLVSITLVINGAERSTVVRPAETLLYVVREKLGLTGSKPGCLNGDCGACTVLIDDLPMKSCLMLAIEAVGKNITTIEGLSNTDIQKAFVEHFAFQCGYCTPGFVMNCHSLIQHRPNATDDKVEDWLHSNLCRCTGYEEIKIAVKSVLNRSEG from the coding sequence GTGGTGCTAGTTTCTATTACCCTAGTAATTAATGGTGCAGAACGATCGACGGTTGTCCGACCCGCCGAAACATTGCTTTATGTAGTAAGGGAAAAGCTAGGTCTAACTGGTTCAAAGCCAGGCTGTTTAAATGGTGATTGTGGTGCTTGTACTGTCCTCATTGATGACCTGCCAATGAAATCCTGCTTAATGCTCGCAATTGAAGCAGTAGGTAAAAATATTACGACGATTGAGGGACTCAGTAACACGGATATACAGAAAGCCTTTGTTGAACATTTTGCCTTTCAATGTGGGTACTGCACCCCAGGCTTTGTTATGAATTGTCATTCCTTAATTCAACACCGCCCTAATGCTACAGATGATAAAGTAGAAGACTGGCTCCATTCAAATTTATGCAGGTGTACAGGATACGAAGAAATTAAGATAGCGGTGAAATCAGTTTTAAACCGAAGTGAAGGGTAA
- a CDS encoding Gfo/Idh/MocA family protein, which translates to MTTISLAVIGAGNRGNIYSDFATLFPEKFKVVAVAEPNQERREEFVKKHKIDRNKVFESYETLLEKEKISDAVIVTTQDHDHYQPVIKALDKGYHVLVEKPMSPNLNECYEMVLKAKEKNRLLLLGYVLRYTPFFQKLKQLLANGVIGTPRHISIDMNVAYWHQAHSFVRGNWRNSKASSPMILAKSCHDFDIIQYLLDSTCRKISSFGDLLHFSKENAPIGSSERCIDCLVEDDCPYSAKKIYLQENTDWPVNTISTDLSFEGRRKALEQGPYGRCVYRCDNDVVDHQVVTMEFANNATATLTMSGFTEKLERHVKVLGTHGEIYGELKSNKLVVKRFAKGEEIYEVTPSTFGMHAGGDFGLMEQFWTSLTAKEMRNAEDTILSHLYAHIAEASRLRGETIVATDFLSQINGGNRVSKLTSLSR; encoded by the coding sequence TTGACAACAATATCTCTGGCTGTTATCGGGGCAGGGAATAGAGGTAACATCTATAGTGATTTTGCCACCCTTTTTCCAGAAAAATTTAAGGTAGTTGCTGTTGCAGAACCGAATCAAGAACGAAGAGAAGAATTTGTAAAGAAACATAAGATTGATAGAAATAAAGTCTTTGAAAGCTACGAAACACTTTTAGAAAAAGAAAAAATAAGTGATGCAGTTATTGTTACAACGCAAGATCACGATCATTATCAGCCGGTTATTAAAGCTTTAGACAAGGGTTATCACGTACTAGTTGAAAAACCAATGAGTCCCAATCTCAATGAGTGCTATGAAATGGTCCTTAAGGCTAAAGAGAAAAATCGCTTGCTTCTACTTGGCTATGTTCTTAGATATACTCCTTTTTTTCAAAAATTGAAGCAGTTACTAGCTAATGGTGTAATCGGAACTCCCCGTCATATTTCAATAGATATGAATGTTGCATATTGGCACCAGGCTCACAGCTTTGTCAGAGGAAATTGGCGGAACTCTAAGGCATCTTCTCCGATGATCTTAGCCAAATCATGCCATGACTTTGATATTATTCAGTATCTACTTGATAGTACCTGTAGAAAAATTTCTTCTTTTGGAGATCTGCTTCACTTTTCAAAAGAAAATGCTCCTATCGGTTCATCTGAACGTTGCATCGACTGTCTTGTTGAAGATGATTGCCCATACTCGGCAAAAAAAATCTATTTACAGGAGAACACGGACTGGCCAGTTAATACCATATCAACTGACCTTTCATTTGAAGGGAGACGTAAAGCACTTGAACAAGGACCTTACGGACGTTGTGTTTATCGTTGTGACAACGATGTCGTTGACCATCAAGTGGTTACGATGGAATTTGCCAATAATGCTACAGCCACTCTTACGATGAGTGGTTTTACTGAAAAACTCGAGCGCCACGTCAAAGTATTAGGGACACACGGTGAGATATATGGAGAGCTAAAGTCAAACAAATTGGTCGTAAAGCGTTTTGCCAAGGGAGAGGAAATCTATGAAGTGACTCCTTCAACTTTTGGCATGCATGCGGGTGGAGATTTTGGTTTAATGGAACAATTTTGGACCAGTTTAACAGCTAAAGAAATGAGAAATGCTGAAGACACAATTCTTAGCCACCTATATGCGCACATTGCCGAAGCATCAAGGTTAAGAGGCGAGACAATCGTTGCAACTGATTTTCTGTCACAGATAAACGGAGGTAACAGGGTTAGTAAACTTACTTCCCTATCTCGATAA
- a CDS encoding efflux RND transporter permease subunit: MNFLRFLIQRKKLVSLMVLFIFMIGMYVAGKLDRELFPSISFDGATIYANAGQMSTLDVEQQVTKPIEQLLQNIKGIKSISSSSSVGVSSIMVEVDEGSGDEVFKEIEVAIKGLENQLTGVNHISAHQFSTDQPYEFYMTITDGEMEAMTSFAQKVLKPRLEALPEVREVGLEGIEKTNVIVELNVAKLEQVGVSPQQIIQSIQQLNVDTSVATLEKEVGKPIVRWTTSMTNIEDIKNIDILTPTGVNKIRDLANIYEDKTIASSIGWNNGTNEFIFVQIGRVKDVTQVEMAASVRKEIEKIRNEGLVNGFRFEELVAQADYVTNSIDGVSTNVVIGGIIALLILILFLRNVRATMIIGLSIPLSILLTFITMYFFDYSFNMLTLIGLGLGIGMMVDSSIVILESIYRKKEEGGLNNLEAVLTGVKEVATAVLASMLTTIVVFVPIGLLGGEMGQFMIILSMIVVITLVSSVIVAFTLIPTLSENFLKLAIKKGNREGAIVASYGNLVTWITRKKRNRYGIIALFCIIFIGSLLLITKIPMTVMPDVLNRYAEVMVQLERGLTPSEREEIALKIHENISVIEDVESNLIMDNVGAFYLLVNMTPEENATMEQSEVNEAMYRAIRELETNYRIVSVGAAGFSGPSFPVALEIKGEDFETLSTISEDLIKELSGIEGLVGITSTANNTIMEEQITFKAAGLEEHGVTTSQLFSQFQEWSARIPVGELKNDSNSPIFVTTNVAINNKDQLLNLEISTINGSEPIATFIELNKIEVPTEVTRKDGERIVTVMADIEGRDLGSINRDIEQVLNNYQEPIGYSVKTSGSLAEQKEAQQDMLVILGIAIFLVYVVMTVQFNSFIHPLIVMSIIPMTVTGALLGLLLTQSELSIMSGMGMVFLIGIVLNNAILLIDRTKQLRTIGYGIGEAIVEAGKNRMRPIFMTTLTTVGGMLPLAISSGAASNYQSPLAIVIISGLLFATLITLVLIPSVYLLFEDVKRGMYRLFKRKPVVSGAEESSLSSTNSIKEQI; encoded by the coding sequence ATGAATTTTTTACGTTTTCTTATTCAACGGAAAAAGCTAGTGAGCCTTATGGTATTGTTTATTTTTATGATTGGTATGTATGTTGCTGGGAAGCTAGACAGGGAGTTGTTTCCGTCCATATCTTTTGACGGAGCCACTATCTATGCTAACGCAGGGCAGATGTCTACATTAGATGTGGAGCAACAGGTAACAAAGCCAATCGAACAATTGTTACAAAATATTAAGGGTATTAAATCTATTTCTAGTTCGTCTTCAGTTGGTGTTAGCTCGATTATGGTAGAAGTAGATGAGGGCTCAGGGGATGAAGTTTTTAAAGAAATTGAAGTGGCTATCAAAGGTCTAGAAAATCAACTGACAGGTGTAAACCACATTTCAGCTCATCAGTTTTCAACGGATCAACCCTATGAATTCTATATGACAATTACTGATGGTGAGATGGAGGCTATGACCAGTTTTGCACAGAAGGTTCTTAAACCTCGCTTGGAAGCATTACCGGAGGTTCGTGAGGTTGGCCTAGAAGGAATTGAAAAAACGAATGTTATTGTTGAGCTTAACGTTGCTAAGTTAGAACAAGTAGGGGTTTCACCTCAGCAAATAATCCAAAGTATTCAACAATTAAATGTTGATACTTCAGTAGCAACACTAGAAAAAGAAGTAGGCAAACCAATTGTTCGATGGACAACGTCAATGACAAACATCGAAGATATTAAAAATATTGATATTCTAACTCCAACTGGTGTTAACAAAATAAGAGATTTAGCCAACATCTACGAAGATAAAACGATTGCCTCGTCTATTGGTTGGAATAATGGGACAAATGAGTTTATCTTTGTTCAAATAGGTAGAGTGAAGGATGTTACACAAGTAGAAATGGCAGCTAGTGTTCGGAAGGAAATTGAGAAAATTAGAAATGAAGGTTTAGTGAATGGTTTTAGGTTTGAAGAGCTAGTTGCTCAAGCAGATTATGTAACCAACTCTATTGATGGTGTTAGTACAAATGTGGTGATTGGAGGAATAATTGCTTTACTAATCCTTATTTTATTTCTACGAAATGTCAGAGCGACAATGATTATTGGCTTATCAATCCCACTATCAATCTTATTAACGTTTATCACGATGTACTTCTTCGACTACAGTTTCAACATGTTAACGTTAATTGGTTTAGGTCTTGGGATTGGGATGATGGTAGACTCGTCTATTGTTATCTTGGAGTCTATTTACCGTAAGAAAGAAGAAGGCGGTTTGAATAACCTTGAAGCTGTATTAACTGGCGTCAAAGAAGTTGCTACAGCAGTTCTAGCTTCAATGTTAACAACTATCGTTGTTTTTGTACCTATTGGGCTTTTAGGTGGAGAGATGGGTCAATTTATGATTATTCTTTCCATGATCGTCGTTATTACATTAGTTAGTTCAGTTATTGTGGCTTTTACGTTAATTCCGACGTTAAGTGAGAATTTCCTAAAGCTGGCAATAAAGAAAGGAAATCGTGAAGGGGCAATTGTCGCTTCTTATGGGAATTTAGTTACTTGGATTACTAGGAAAAAGCGTAATCGCTACGGAATTATTGCATTGTTTTGTATAATTTTTATAGGCTCATTACTATTAATTACAAAGATACCGATGACGGTTATGCCGGACGTACTCAACCGTTATGCAGAAGTGATGGTTCAGCTTGAGAGAGGTTTAACGCCAAGTGAGCGAGAAGAAATTGCATTGAAGATACATGAAAACATATCGGTTATCGAAGATGTTGAAAGTAATTTAATTATGGATAATGTTGGAGCGTTTTATTTGCTAGTCAATATGACCCCAGAAGAAAATGCAACAATGGAACAAAGCGAAGTTAATGAAGCTATGTACCGAGCAATTCGTGAACTAGAGACGAACTATCGAATTGTAAGTGTTGGGGCAGCAGGTTTTTCGGGTCCAAGTTTTCCAGTGGCACTTGAAATTAAAGGGGAGGATTTTGAGACACTTAGTACTATTTCTGAGGATTTAATAAAAGAGTTATCAGGTATAGAAGGGTTAGTAGGTATTACTTCAACGGCCAATAATACTATAATGGAAGAGCAAATTACTTTTAAGGCAGCAGGGTTGGAGGAACATGGAGTTACCACTTCACAACTTTTTTCGCAGTTTCAAGAATGGTCGGCTCGTATTCCTGTAGGAGAGTTAAAGAATGATAGTAACTCACCGATCTTTGTAACTACAAATGTTGCAATCAATAATAAGGACCAGTTATTAAACTTGGAAATTTCGACAATCAATGGGTCAGAACCAATAGCAACTTTTATTGAGTTAAATAAAATAGAGGTCCCTACAGAAGTTACTAGAAAAGATGGTGAAAGAATCGTAACGGTCATGGCAGATATTGAAGGACGTGACTTAGGTTCAATTAATCGTGACATTGAACAGGTGTTAAATAACTATCAAGAACCAATCGGTTATTCGGTCAAAACTAGTGGTAGCTTAGCTGAGCAAAAGGAAGCACAGCAAGATATGTTAGTCATCTTAGGTATTGCGATTTTTCTAGTTTACGTAGTAATGACAGTACAGTTTAATAGCTTTATTCATCCTCTTATTGTTATGTCCATTATTCCAATGACAGTAACAGGAGCGTTATTAGGTTTACTCCTAACGCAATCAGAATTAAGTATAATGTCAGGTATGGGAATGGTGTTTTTAATAGGAATTGTCTTAAATAATGCAATTTTACTAATTGATCGTACGAAGCAGCTTAGAACAATAGGGTACGGTATAGGTGAGGCAATTGTCGAAGCCGGTAAAAATCGCATGCGTCCGATCTTTATGACAACCTTAACTACAGTAGGAGGTATGCTACCACTAGCGATCTCATCAGGGGCTGCAAGTAATTATCAGTCACCACTTGCTATTGTAATCATTTCCGGTCTACTATTTGCAACCTTAATTACCTTAGTTCTCATTCCATCTGTTTACCTATTATTCGAAGATGTAAAGAGAGGCATGTACCGTTTATTTAAACGAAAACCTGTGGTGTCAGGCGCCGAGGAAAGTTCACTTTCATCAACTAATTCAATAAAAGAACAAATATAG